A region from the Indicator indicator isolate 239-I01 chromosome 4, UM_Iind_1.1, whole genome shotgun sequence genome encodes:
- the FAM181A gene encoding protein FAM181A — MASDSEVKTLLNFVNLASSDIKAALDKSAPCRRSVDHRKYLQKQLKRFSQKYSRIPRCHPSKPPECGWRRGVEDRGRGSQPETPDFSSHGGAATEKMLQTAETEESLTGERVLQEQNPEANRPDQVPMRKRQLPASFWEEPRPAQSLPTRAFPSGPERPPAPRDPPSYEGKKSKQSPDAAGPECSPEPAPHAGEKDPAGVLSGQVGAWTCCPFPCPGPGMYQPPGALPPSPFQGLGLWRKSAATLPVEMPHFCKEADGMGQKLYRPVVLKPIPTKPTVAPPIFNVFSYL, encoded by the coding sequence ATGGCATCAGACAGCGAGGTAAAAACGCTACTGAACTTTGTCAACCTGGCCTCCAGTGATATCAAAGCGGCTCTGGATAAATCAGCTCCTTGTCGCCGGTCTGTTGACCACAGAAAATACTTGCAAAAGCAGCTCAAGCGGTTTTCTCAGAAATACTCTCGGATTCCGCGGTGCCATCCCAGCAAACCCCCTGAGTGTGGCTGGCGCCGGGGGGTAGAGGACCGGGGCCGTGGGTCCCAGCCTGAGACACCTGACTTCAGTTCCCATGGTGGGGCTGCTACTGAGAAGATGCTGCAGACAGCTGAGACAGAGGAAAGCCTCACTGGGGAACGTGTTTTGCAGGAGCAAAACCCAGAGGCCAACAGGCCAGACCAGGTGCCcatgaggaagcgacagctccctgcctccttcTGGGAAGAGCCAAggccagcccagagcctgccaACTAGGGCCTTTCCCTCTGGCCCTGAGAGGCCCCCAGCCCCCAGAGACCCTCCTTCCTatgaggggaagaaaagcaaacagagcCCAGATGCTGCTGGCCCAGAGTGCTCCCCTGAGCCTGCCCCACatgctggggagaaggaccCTGCTGGGGTCCTCTCAGGCCAGGTGGGTGCATGGACctgctgccccttcccctgccctgggccAGGGATGTATCAGCCCCCAGGTGCACTTCCCCCCTCACCCTTCCAAGGGCTGGGTCTATGGAGGAAGAGTGCAGCCACGCTGCCCGTGGAGATGCCGCACTTCTGTAAGGAGGCTGATGGCATGGGGCAGAAACTCTACCGACCTGTGGTTTTGAAACCCATCCCCACTAAGCCCACTGTTGCCCCACCAATCTTCAATGTTTTCAGCTATCTTTAG